In a genomic window of Enterobacter asburiae:
- the proA gene encoding glutamate-5-semialdehyde dehydrogenase: MLEQMGAAAKAASYKLALLSSREKNRVLEKIADYLESQSQEILLANEQDLLEARRNGLSEAMLDRLALTPARLKGIADDVRQVCNLADPVGQVIDGGLLDSGLRLERRRVPLGVIGVIYEARPNVTVDVASLCLKTGNAAILRGGKETWRTNAATVKVIQQALEECGLPAGAVQAIESPDRALVNEMLRMDKYIDMLIPRGGAGLHKLCREQSTIPVITGGIGVCHIVVDDSAEIEPALKIIVNAKTQRPSTCNTVETLLVHQDIANTFLPALSKQMAESGVTLHADANALALLQNGPANVVPVKAEQYDDEFLSLDLNVKLVADLDDAIAHIREHGTQHSDAILTRTLRNADRFVNEVDSSAVYVNASTRFTDGGQFGLGAEVAVSTQKLHARGPMGLEALTTYKWIGFGDDTIRA; this comes from the coding sequence ATGCTGGAACAAATGGGCGCAGCCGCGAAGGCCGCCTCTTACAAACTGGCGCTCCTTTCCAGCCGTGAGAAAAACCGCGTGCTGGAAAAAATCGCTGATTATCTGGAATCACAGTCCCAGGAAATTTTGCTCGCCAACGAGCAGGATTTACTGGAAGCGCGTCGCAACGGCCTGAGCGAAGCGATGCTCGACCGCCTGGCGCTGACCCCGGCACGCCTGAAGGGCATCGCCGACGATGTGCGTCAGGTCTGCAATCTGGCTGACCCGGTAGGGCAGGTGATTGACGGTGGGCTGCTCGACAGCGGTTTACGTCTGGAACGCCGCCGCGTGCCGCTCGGCGTCATCGGCGTGATTTATGAAGCCCGTCCAAACGTGACGGTTGACGTCGCTTCCCTGTGCCTGAAAACCGGTAACGCCGCCATTCTGCGCGGCGGGAAAGAGACCTGGCGCACCAATGCCGCGACGGTAAAGGTCATCCAGCAGGCGCTGGAAGAGTGCGGCTTGCCGGCGGGTGCCGTGCAGGCGATAGAAAGTCCTGACCGCGCGCTGGTCAACGAGATGCTGCGCATGGACAAATACATCGACATGCTGATCCCACGCGGTGGCGCGGGCCTGCACAAGCTGTGCCGCGAGCAATCGACCATTCCGGTGATCACCGGCGGCATCGGCGTATGCCATATCGTGGTCGACGACAGCGCTGAAATTGAACCGGCGCTGAAGATTATCGTGAACGCAAAAACCCAGCGTCCAAGCACCTGTAATACGGTGGAAACGCTGCTGGTGCACCAGGATATCGCAAACACCTTCCTGCCGGCCCTGAGCAAGCAGATGGCGGAGAGCGGCGTGACGTTGCATGCTGACGCCAACGCGCTCGCACTGCTTCAGAATGGCCCGGCTAACGTGGTTCCCGTAAAAGCGGAGCAGTACGACGACGAGTTCCTGTCACTGGATCTGAACGTGAAGTTGGTGGCGGATCTCGACGACGCCATTGCGCACATCCGTGAACACGGCACCCAGCACTCGGACGCCATTCTGACGCGCACGCTGCGCAATGCCGATCGCTTCGTGAACGAAGTGGACTCATCCGCTGTGTATGTGAATGCCTCCACCCGCTTCACCGACGGTGGACAGTTTGGGTTGGGCGCAGAAGTGGCGGTCAGCACGCAGAAACTGCACGCGCGCGGTCCGATGGGACTGGAAGCGCTGACCACCTACAAGTGGATCGGCTTCGGTGACGATACGATTCGTGCGTAA
- a CDS encoding tyrosine-type recombinase/integrase, which produces MKLNARQVDAAKPREKAYKLADGAGLYLEVVPSGSRYWRMKYRFNGKEKRMAFGVYPAVSLAQARALRDEAKKKLAEGIDPSFAKKEEKLVRNVQLNNTFQAVALEWHGTKVSRWSEGYASDIIEAFNKDIFPYIGQQPVNEIKPLVLLNVLRRMESRGATEKAKKVRQRCSEVFRYAIVTGRAEYNPAADLTSAMSGHESKHYPFLTVEELPDFFKALAGYTGSPLVVLAARLLILTGVRTGELRGASWSEFDLEKAVWEIPAERMKMKRPHLVPLSTQALEIVQQLKVMTGQYPLVFPGRNDPRKTMSEASINQVFKRIGYTGKVTGHGFRHTMSTILHEEGFNSAWIETQLAHVDKNAIRGTYNHAQYLEGRREMMQWYGNYLHTFIVDRDSTNSFPQLKTINM; this is translated from the coding sequence ATGAAGCTAAATGCACGACAGGTAGACGCTGCTAAACCCAGAGAGAAAGCCTACAAGCTGGCAGATGGTGCTGGTTTGTATCTTGAGGTTGTGCCCTCTGGTTCTCGATACTGGCGAATGAAATATCGCTTCAATGGAAAAGAGAAGCGTATGGCTTTTGGTGTTTATCCAGCAGTGTCTCTCGCACAAGCGAGGGCGCTACGTGATGAAGCCAAGAAAAAACTGGCCGAGGGTATCGATCCATCGTTTGCCAAGAAAGAAGAAAAGCTGGTTCGAAATGTGCAGCTCAATAATACGTTTCAGGCTGTGGCACTTGAATGGCATGGAACGAAGGTGAGCAGATGGTCAGAAGGTTATGCCTCAGACATTATCGAAGCCTTTAATAAAGATATTTTTCCCTATATCGGCCAACAACCGGTGAATGAAATCAAACCGCTGGTTCTGCTTAATGTGCTGCGTCGAATGGAAAGCCGTGGCGCGACAGAGAAGGCTAAGAAGGTTCGCCAGCGCTGCAGCGAAGTTTTTCGTTACGCCATCGTTACTGGCCGTGCGGAATACAACCCTGCAGCAGATCTAACCAGCGCGATGTCAGGGCATGAATCAAAGCATTATCCCTTCCTGACTGTTGAGGAGTTACCAGACTTCTTTAAAGCCCTCGCAGGCTACACAGGAAGCCCGTTAGTTGTTCTTGCAGCACGTCTTCTGATCCTTACGGGAGTTCGCACTGGCGAGCTCCGAGGTGCTTCCTGGAGTGAGTTTGATCTTGAAAAAGCGGTGTGGGAAATACCTGCCGAGCGTATGAAGATGAAACGGCCCCATCTTGTCCCCCTTTCTACCCAAGCGCTGGAAATCGTACAGCAGCTCAAAGTGATGACTGGGCAATATCCACTGGTATTCCCAGGGCGAAATGATCCCCGCAAAACGATGAGCGAAGCGAGTATAAATCAGGTGTTCAAGCGGATTGGATATACGGGGAAGGTAACAGGGCATGGTTTTCGTCACACGATGAGTACCATCCTGCATGAAGAAGGCTTTAACTCAGCGTGGATTGAAACGCAGCTTGCGCATGTGGATAAGAACGCGATACGTGGGACTTACAACCATGCGCAGTATTTGGAGGGGCGTAGGGAAATGATGCAGTGGTATGGGAATTATCTGCACACTTTTATTGTTGATAGAGATAGTACAAATTCCTTTCCACAACTAAAAACCATCAATATGTAA
- a CDS encoding ATP-dependent helicase — MSVFSPTTQQILAIDYPKSMVITACPGSGKTTVIKEKIRNITACLPEHKGVIAITFTRKASSELERRCKAEGHDTKHSFFGTIDSFCLKEIIIPFLPRIWGGKPTECKVLKRLESPYKHYLKEEFIGTPSVVNVNEDSGYKKLYDEGMLWMSSFAALALKILNESPAATRYIKARYSHIFIDEYQDSSLSQHQLFLKINELGLCSTAVGDVWQSIYEFRGGNAELLLDLVRDKQVFAHFEINLNHRCHPSIINYASRLLDSNFVLLPSESINVYRKRLSGNLKDVSMTISSWISKWLNERRWGLEQANQVAIFARKEQSLLLLCSGLTSNFRVYIDTPLDKLGTECSDLYKDLLAYRYKAIGTAQELINKVFDGLIINDNHQFLLRKKIKTLRGKLTNEELIHKFHEIAEMLNIQFSIPNDNAVLDVISDDIYLKQFMPLDKNEVQVMTLHKSKGLEFKIVLHLDMDEWSFPYRSVNEVDRNTALYPSLPQETNLHYVGITRAEKCCVLINAELRQNSTGAFKNSEPSYFFKLPQLEGLYR, encoded by the coding sequence ATGAGTGTTTTCTCTCCAACTACTCAGCAAATATTAGCCATTGATTACCCTAAAAGCATGGTAATAACAGCATGTCCTGGAAGTGGTAAAACTACAGTTATAAAAGAAAAGATTAGAAATATTACCGCCTGTCTTCCTGAGCATAAAGGTGTCATTGCAATTACATTCACAAGGAAAGCAAGTTCAGAACTAGAGCGCAGATGTAAGGCGGAAGGACACGATACAAAACACAGTTTCTTCGGTACGATTGATAGTTTTTGCTTGAAGGAGATAATCATTCCATTTCTTCCAAGAATATGGGGGGGTAAACCAACAGAATGCAAAGTATTAAAGAGGTTAGAGTCTCCATATAAACATTACCTCAAGGAAGAATTTATTGGCACACCATCAGTCGTTAATGTCAATGAAGATTCCGGTTATAAGAAACTGTACGATGAGGGAATGCTTTGGATGAGTTCATTTGCTGCCTTAGCATTAAAAATACTTAATGAATCTCCTGCAGCAACGCGATATATCAAAGCGAGATATAGCCATATATTTATAGATGAATATCAAGATTCATCCTTATCTCAGCATCAATTATTTCTAAAAATAAATGAACTTGGTTTATGCTCTACTGCTGTTGGTGATGTTTGGCAATCAATTTATGAGTTTCGAGGTGGAAATGCTGAGCTGTTACTTGACTTGGTTAGAGATAAGCAGGTGTTTGCACATTTTGAAATAAATTTAAATCATAGATGTCATCCATCAATAATTAATTATGCATCTAGGCTACTCGATTCAAATTTCGTGTTATTACCAAGCGAAAGCATCAATGTTTACAGAAAGAGATTATCTGGGAACTTAAAAGATGTTTCGATGACAATATCATCATGGATTTCAAAATGGTTAAATGAAAGAAGATGGGGGTTGGAGCAAGCTAACCAAGTAGCTATATTTGCAAGAAAAGAGCAATCATTGCTATTATTATGCTCAGGATTAACATCAAATTTTAGAGTTTATATTGATACACCATTAGATAAACTGGGCACAGAATGTTCGGATTTATATAAAGACCTTCTAGCGTATAGGTATAAGGCCATAGGTACTGCACAAGAGTTAATTAATAAAGTATTTGATGGATTGATTATAAATGACAATCATCAGTTTTTATTAAGAAAAAAAATTAAAACCCTCAGGGGTAAACTAACAAATGAGGAACTAATTCATAAGTTCCACGAAATCGCTGAAATGCTAAACATTCAGTTTTCTATACCTAATGATAATGCAGTTTTGGACGTTATATCAGACGATATTTACTTAAAGCAGTTTATGCCATTAGATAAAAATGAAGTTCAAGTCATGACCCTTCATAAGTCTAAAGGGCTTGAATTTAAAATAGTATTGCATTTGGATATGGATGAATGGTCTTTTCCATATAGATCAGTTAATGAAGTTGATAGAAATACAGCACTATATCCCAGCCTTCCGCAAGAAACAAACCTTCATTATGTTGGTATTACAAGAGCTGAGAAATGCTGCGTATTAATTAATGCGGAGTTACGCCAAAACTCGACTGGGGCATTTAAGAACTCTGAACCATCTTACTTTTTCAAGTTACCCCAACTAGAGGGTCTTTATCGCTAG